Proteins from a genomic interval of Desulfofustis limnaeus:
- the mnhG gene encoding monovalent cation/H(+) antiporter subunit G, with amino-acid sequence MDILLDILSWILLVSGSFFCLTGGIGLLRFPDFFTRIHAASLTDTLGAGLILTGLMLQAGWGLVLAKLILILLFSLLAGTTASHAMSKASLKSGLKPWIADDDAAGQTIEGEPSSKR; translated from the coding sequence ATGGATATCTTGCTGGACATTCTTTCCTGGATTCTTCTTGTTTCGGGCAGCTTTTTCTGTCTGACCGGCGGTATCGGCCTGTTACGCTTTCCCGACTTCTTCACGCGAATCCATGCGGCCAGTCTTACCGACACGCTGGGGGCTGGGTTGATCCTTACCGGATTAATGCTCCAGGCAGGGTGGGGGCTGGTGCTGGCTAAACTGATTCTGATCCTGCTGTTTTCTCTGCTGGCTGGAACAACGGCCAGCCACGCCATGTCCAAGGCGTCGTTGAAGAGCGGTCTGAAACCGTGGATCGCCGATGATGATGCAGCAGGGCAGACGATAGAAGGAGAACCGTCATCGAAACGCTGA
- a CDS encoding cation:proton antiporter subunit C produces the protein MDSFIGLYNYWIVCLLMGIGFYIVIAHENLIKKLIGLTIFQTAVFYLYISMGKISGGTAPILDDKWQLYSNPLPHVLILTAIVVGIATTALGLALVVRIQEAYGSIEEHEIQQQNAQDQLECQLEAYGFKKNHILSPKSLEE, from the coding sequence ATGGATAGCTTTATCGGGTTATACAATTACTGGATTGTCTGTCTTTTGATGGGGATCGGCTTCTATATCGTCATAGCCCATGAAAACCTGATCAAAAAACTGATTGGTCTGACCATATTCCAGACGGCGGTCTTCTACCTCTACATCAGCATGGGAAAAATCTCCGGGGGGACGGCACCGATCCTTGATGACAAATGGCAGCTCTATTCCAATCCTCTGCCGCATGTCCTGATTCTGACGGCGATTGTCGTGGGAATCGCCACGACCGCTCTGGGTCTGGCTCTGGTGGTGCGGATTCAGGAAGCATACGGTTCCATCGAAGAGCACGAGATTCAGCAGCAAAACGCTCAAGACCAGTTGGAGTGCCAATTGGAAGCCTACGGGTTTAAGAAGAACCATATCCTCAGCCCCAAGAGTCTAGAAGAGTGA
- a CDS encoding Na+/H+ antiporter subunit E: protein MAFVPICTVFCLFRACRKHIDGVHTGGIMRHVLALSTLLSAFWLINSGHYTPLILFFMVVSVALVVSLCNRLDVVDGESQPLNLTFSIPGYWLWLIKEVVVSNLAVAANVWRGTESISPRLITITANQKTDIGKVIYANSITLTPGTVSVDLEGDKIVVHALTKESAAGLLTGDMDRRVCLVER, encoded by the coding sequence ATGGCGTTTGTACCGATCTGTACCGTCTTCTGTCTGTTCCGCGCATGTCGGAAGCACATCGACGGGGTACACACCGGGGGAATCATGCGACACGTATTGGCTTTATCGACCCTCCTATCGGCCTTCTGGCTGATCAATTCCGGTCATTATACCCCTCTTATCCTGTTTTTCATGGTGGTTTCCGTCGCTCTCGTGGTCAGTCTCTGCAACCGACTGGACGTGGTGGACGGAGAGTCGCAGCCCCTCAATCTTACCTTTTCCATCCCCGGCTATTGGCTCTGGCTGATCAAGGAAGTGGTGGTCTCCAATCTTGCCGTGGCGGCCAATGTCTGGCGGGGCACCGAGTCGATCAGCCCCCGTTTGATCACCATTACCGCCAATCAGAAAACCGATATCGGCAAGGTCATCTACGCCAACTCCATTACGTTGACGCCGGGTACGGTCAGCGTCGATCTGGAAGGCGATAAAATCGTGGTCCATGCCCTGACCAAGGAATCGGCGGCCGGCCTGCTCACCGGTGACATGGACCGGCGTGTTTGCCTCGTGGAGCGCTAA
- a CDS encoding HDOD domain-containing protein, with protein MSVDPVAHRKQIEKFISRMPSLSTTVGKVMEICSRADASPNELNKVISLDPVLTGQVLKLINSAYYSLVNKVTSLTRAITMLGLNTVKNMALSTAIIKTVAGVKKSRVLPVSHFWAHSISVGVSAKLLAQSKDIPVMEREEFFIAGLLHDLGKIPYGDEYAEVIRVAGAEQVPLIDVERELLGIDHQEVGLLIADKWKLNEAISQCIGFHHNPQSSRDTVRRQTAFVALGNIYSNIYDIGYAGDIYPAEQTLNHLLAMTGLDWQEFVTIRTNIEAEIEKAQIFLQI; from the coding sequence ATGTCTGTAGACCCTGTCGCGCACCGCAAGCAGATTGAAAAGTTCATCAGCCGGATGCCGAGCCTGTCGACGACCGTCGGCAAGGTGATGGAGATCTGCAGTCGTGCCGATGCCTCGCCGAATGAGTTGAACAAGGTCATATCCCTCGACCCGGTATTGACCGGTCAGGTTCTCAAGCTGATCAATTCCGCTTACTACTCGCTGGTCAACAAAGTGACCTCGTTGACCCGGGCCATCACCATGCTCGGCCTCAATACCGTCAAGAACATGGCGCTGTCGACTGCGATCATCAAAACCGTCGCAGGCGTCAAAAAGTCGCGGGTGCTGCCCGTTTCCCACTTTTGGGCCCATTCGATCAGCGTCGGCGTCAGCGCCAAACTTCTCGCTCAGAGCAAAGACATTCCGGTCATGGAACGGGAAGAGTTCTTCATCGCCGGCCTGCTCCACGATCTCGGCAAGATACCGTATGGTGACGAGTACGCCGAGGTGATACGAGTAGCCGGAGCGGAACAGGTGCCACTGATAGACGTTGAACGCGAGTTGCTCGGGATCGACCATCAGGAAGTGGGGCTGCTGATCGCCGACAAGTGGAAACTGAACGAGGCCATCTCGCAATGCATCGGTTTTCATCACAACCCGCAAAGCTCCCGGGATACCGTTCGTCGACAGACCGCTTTTGTCGCCCTTGGCAATATCTATTCCAATATCTACGATATCGGTTATGCCGGCGATATCTACCCAGCCGAGCAGACGCTGAATCACCTGCTCGCCATGACCGGCCTGGATTGGCAGGAATTTGTCACCATCCGCACCAATATTGAGGCAGAGATAGAAAAAGCGCAGATTTTCCTCCAGATTTGA
- a CDS encoding ribonuclease H-like domain-containing protein, translating to MLPHTFCHLSGVGPATERRWWANGIQCWEEALSADLAVPRSGRTVVMRELEESRRALAADPHFFTDRLPGHQAWRIFPHFREHTAYLDIETCPAGDFCDITAITLYDGHSVRVYVNGHNLDDFPGDLEVFSVLVSYNGRSFDIPVIERFFHLRVEQAHIDLRHVLARLGCRGGLKGCEKQFGIHRGLLDGVDGSSAVALWRQYQRYDDQAALQTLLAYNVEDTVNLERLMVEAYNRHRLLTPFGDTGLISYPEPPLLPYDADAETVSRLLTTTRP from the coding sequence ATGCTGCCGCATACCTTCTGCCATCTGAGCGGCGTCGGGCCGGCCACCGAACGGCGCTGGTGGGCTAACGGCATCCAGTGTTGGGAAGAGGCCCTCAGCGCCGACCTGGCCGTGCCACGCAGCGGCCGGACTGTCGTGATGAGGGAATTGGAGGAATCAAGGCGGGCTCTGGCAGCCGATCCGCATTTTTTCACCGACCGGCTGCCCGGCCATCAAGCTTGGCGGATCTTTCCCCACTTTCGAGAACACACCGCCTACCTGGACATAGAGACCTGTCCGGCCGGCGACTTCTGTGACATCACCGCCATCACCCTCTACGACGGACACTCCGTTCGGGTCTATGTCAACGGACACAATCTCGACGATTTTCCCGGCGACCTCGAAGTGTTCTCGGTTCTCGTCAGCTACAACGGCAGAAGCTTCGATATCCCGGTAATCGAACGTTTTTTCCACCTCAGGGTCGAGCAGGCGCACATCGACCTGCGCCATGTGCTCGCAAGGCTCGGCTGTCGCGGCGGCCTCAAGGGCTGCGAAAAACAATTCGGCATTCACCGGGGCCTGCTGGACGGCGTCGACGGTTCCAGCGCCGTCGCGCTGTGGCGCCAGTACCAGCGATACGACGACCAGGCGGCGCTGCAGACGTTGCTCGCCTACAATGTGGAAGATACGGTTAATCTGGAACGATTGATGGTCGAGGCCTACAACCGTCACCGATTGTTGACCCCGTTTGGCGACACAGGGTTGATCTCGTACCCCGAACCGCCGCTGCTCCCCTATGATGCCGACGCGGAAACCGTCAGTCGGTTGCTGACGACGACACGACCCTGA
- a CDS encoding Na(+)/H(+) antiporter subunit D, with protein sequence MWSPEIPAFVPLLIGALLALITRGWLRGAVTLAVIVVSGLLLLQVPAGTSVQLSFLGYDLMPYRVDKLSLMFGYVFHIAALIGVIFALHVKDTLQQVAALVYAAAALGAVFAGDLLTLFVFWELLAVSSVFLIWARRTERSYVAGLRYLIIQVLSGVILLAGLLAHGSATGSLAFGYIGLDGVGSWLIFLAFGIKACFPLLHNWLTDAYPEATPTGTVFLSAFTTKVAVYALARSFPGTELLVFIGAAMTCFPIFFAVIENDLRRVLAYSLINQVGFMVCGIGIGTALSINGAVSHAFNDIIFKGLLFMSMGAVLHMTGRINGSDLGGLYKSMPKTALLCIVGAASISAFPLFSGFVSKSMVMAAALEEGYDWVWLMLLFASAGVFHHAGIKIPYFAFFAHDSGIRTSEPPTNMLTAMTIAAVLCVAIGVYPQWVYQLLPFDTGYNPYDATHVLTQTQLLFFSALAFVWLNLQKMYPPELHSVNLDAEWLYRRFAPRLIGAGFSRVWQLDRNFREWCLSRITGLINYLAQLHYPGGRGSVTRPTGHMVIWVAVLLAVYLWLLLSFPNAAMVGH encoded by the coding sequence ATGTGGAGTCCTGAGATTCCCGCTTTCGTTCCGCTGCTGATCGGTGCGCTGCTCGCCTTGATTACCCGCGGCTGGCTGCGCGGTGCTGTGACCCTGGCGGTGATTGTCGTTTCCGGTCTGCTTCTGCTCCAGGTCCCGGCCGGGACCAGCGTGCAACTCTCTTTTCTCGGCTACGATCTGATGCCGTACCGGGTCGACAAGCTGAGTCTGATGTTTGGCTACGTCTTTCATATTGCTGCGCTTATCGGTGTGATCTTCGCTTTGCATGTCAAGGACACGCTGCAGCAGGTGGCGGCGCTGGTCTACGCCGCTGCCGCCCTGGGTGCCGTTTTTGCCGGAGATCTGCTGACTCTGTTTGTTTTCTGGGAATTGCTCGCCGTTTCTTCGGTCTTTCTTATCTGGGCGCGGCGTACCGAACGCTCCTATGTGGCCGGCCTGCGCTATTTGATCATTCAGGTATTGTCCGGCGTTATCCTGCTGGCCGGTCTGCTGGCCCATGGCTCTGCCACCGGTTCGTTGGCCTTCGGCTACATCGGCCTGGACGGTGTTGGCAGCTGGCTGATCTTTCTTGCGTTTGGCATCAAGGCCTGCTTCCCGTTGCTGCATAACTGGCTGACCGATGCCTATCCGGAAGCGACCCCGACCGGAACCGTTTTCCTCAGCGCCTTTACCACCAAAGTTGCCGTCTATGCGCTGGCCCGTAGTTTCCCCGGTACCGAACTGCTGGTCTTCATCGGAGCGGCGATGACTTGTTTTCCTATCTTTTTTGCCGTCATCGAAAACGATCTGCGCCGGGTTCTCGCCTACAGTCTGATCAACCAGGTCGGATTCATGGTCTGCGGTATCGGCATTGGTACGGCTCTGTCGATCAATGGTGCCGTCTCGCATGCCTTCAATGACATCATCTTCAAGGGCTTGCTGTTCATGTCCATGGGGGCGGTGCTGCATATGACTGGGAGAATCAACGGGTCCGATCTCGGCGGTCTTTACAAGAGCATGCCCAAGACGGCCCTCCTGTGTATCGTCGGTGCGGCATCCATCTCGGCGTTTCCGCTGTTCAGCGGCTTTGTCAGCAAATCGATGGTAATGGCCGCAGCTCTGGAGGAAGGGTATGATTGGGTATGGCTGATGCTGTTGTTTGCCTCAGCTGGCGTTTTTCATCACGCCGGTATCAAAATCCCGTATTTTGCCTTCTTTGCCCATGATTCCGGGATACGTACCAGCGAGCCGCCGACCAACATGCTCACCGCCATGACTATCGCCGCCGTCCTCTGCGTTGCCATCGGCGTGTATCCCCAATGGGTGTATCAACTGCTGCCTTTTGATACCGGCTATAACCCCTACGATGCAACGCACGTGTTGACCCAGACCCAACTCCTGTTCTTCTCGGCATTGGCTTTTGTCTGGTTGAACCTGCAGAAAATGTATCCCCCCGAGCTCCACTCGGTCAATCTCGATGCCGAATGGCTGTATCGACGATTTGCTCCACGCCTTATCGGAGCAGGGTTCAGTCGGGTCTGGCAGCTCGACCGGAACTTTCGCGAGTGGTGCTTGTCTCGGATCACTGGTCTGATCAATTATCTGGCACAGCTCCACTATCCCGGAGGGCGCGGATCGGTCACCCGTCCCACCGGCCACATGGTCATCTGGGTGGCGGTCTTGCTTGCCGTCTATCTCTGGTTGCTCCTCAGTTTTCCCAATGCTGCCATGGTCGGCCATTGA
- a CDS encoding Na(+)/H(+) antiporter subunit B yields the protein MTALAITRLNDLFAVVMLSGIYSLLSAGLFLDLDAVDVAFTEASVGAGISTLLMLASLKMVRRHEEKTRYKPMLALGVVGATTMLLIYGTLDMPHFGSAEAPIHKHVAPRYINDSMAEIGVPNIVTSVLASYRGYDTLGETLVIFTAGVGVMSLLRVSRETKEQEQQKVPADMQQQIILRIVAKMMMPLILIFALYVQFHGDYGPGGGFQAGVIFAAGIILYTMLFGLSTARRVFKSQVLQMLTAVGVLIYAGVGVVCILLGGNFLDYNVLRHDPVHGQHLGILLVELGVGITVATVMITIFFKFTWRTVKHKYLS from the coding sequence ATGACGGCCCTGGCCATCACCAGGCTCAACGACCTTTTTGCCGTGGTCATGTTGTCCGGCATTTACAGCCTGCTCTCGGCCGGACTGTTCCTCGATCTCGACGCGGTGGACGTGGCTTTCACCGAGGCTTCGGTGGGAGCCGGCATATCGACACTGCTGATGCTGGCCAGTCTGAAAATGGTGCGGCGCCATGAGGAAAAAACCCGCTACAAGCCGATGCTGGCCCTTGGCGTAGTGGGGGCAACCACCATGCTGCTGATTTATGGCACGCTGGATATGCCGCATTTCGGCTCCGCCGAGGCGCCGATCCACAAGCATGTGGCACCGCGATACATCAACGATTCTATGGCCGAAATCGGGGTGCCCAATATCGTCACCTCGGTGCTGGCCAGTTATCGTGGCTATGATACCCTCGGCGAAACCCTGGTCATCTTCACCGCCGGAGTCGGCGTCATGTCCTTGCTTCGCGTTTCGCGGGAAACCAAGGAACAGGAGCAGCAGAAGGTGCCGGCCGATATGCAGCAGCAGATCATCCTGCGAATCGTTGCCAAGATGATGATGCCGTTGATTCTGATCTTTGCCTTGTATGTACAGTTTCACGGTGATTATGGTCCGGGCGGCGGTTTTCAGGCCGGTGTCATCTTCGCCGCCGGCATCATCCTCTACACCATGCTGTTCGGGTTGAGCACGGCCCGCCGAGTGTTCAAGAGCCAGGTCCTCCAGATGCTGACCGCGGTCGGGGTACTGATCTATGCCGGTGTCGGTGTCGTCTGCATACTGCTCGGCGGCAACTTCCTCGATTACAACGTCTTGCGGCATGATCCGGTACACGGCCAGCATCTGGGTATCCTGCTGGTTGAATTGGGGGTCGGCATTACCGTAGCCACGGTAATGATCACCATCTTTTTCAAGTTCACCTGGCGAACAGTCAAACACAAGTATCTGAGCTGA
- a CDS encoding monovalent cation/H+ antiporter subunit D family protein, which yields MQASPENMLLLTILVPAVAVFGIILTGKMPNLRESVSIAAGLILFNLVIGLYRLTASGVPVAYDGPELFPGLRVAFAIEPLGMLFGLVAGGLWLVTTVYSIGYMRGHKEEKQTRFFACFAIAISSVMGIAFAANLFTLFIFYEVLTLSTYPLVTHSGTQKAKLGGRTYLGILLTTSILFLLCAIIATWHVTGTLDFRPGGLFDESMLGAAAVLLPLYIFGIGKAAIMPFHRWLPAAMVAPTPVSALLHAVAVVKAGVFSVLKVCVYVFGIDTLKQLPTTEYLLYLAAATVLLASLVAMRQDNLKARLAYSTVSQLSYITIGALLATSAGIVGGAMHIAMHALGKITLFFCAGAIMVATHKTEISEMRGLGRQMPITMAAFFIGSLSIIGLPPAGGSWSKWFLMIGAFDAGQGIIMAVLMISSLLNIAYLLPIPMRAFFPNDGVERPVGMKEAPLPSLLALSVTALGCIVLFFFADPLYRLATSILS from the coding sequence ATGCAGGCTTCACCTGAAAATATGTTGTTGTTGACGATCCTGGTCCCGGCGGTTGCCGTTTTCGGCATCATTCTAACCGGGAAGATGCCGAATCTTAGAGAAAGTGTCTCTATTGCCGCCGGCCTGATCCTGTTCAATCTGGTAATCGGCCTGTATCGGCTTACCGCCAGCGGCGTGCCGGTCGCCTATGACGGTCCGGAACTTTTCCCCGGTCTGCGCGTGGCCTTCGCCATCGAACCACTCGGCATGTTGTTCGGCTTGGTCGCCGGAGGTTTATGGCTGGTGACGACGGTTTATTCAATCGGTTACATGCGGGGGCATAAAGAAGAAAAACAGACCAGGTTCTTCGCCTGTTTTGCCATTGCCATCTCTTCGGTGATGGGAATAGCCTTTGCCGCCAACCTGTTTACGCTCTTCATCTTCTACGAAGTTCTTACCCTCTCCACCTACCCGTTGGTCACCCATTCGGGGACGCAGAAGGCCAAATTGGGGGGGCGTACGTACTTGGGGATCCTGCTTACTACCTCGATATTATTCCTGTTATGCGCCATTATCGCTACCTGGCATGTGACCGGTACTCTGGACTTTCGTCCGGGCGGTCTGTTCGATGAGAGCATGCTCGGTGCTGCAGCCGTGCTCCTGCCCCTCTATATCTTCGGGATCGGCAAGGCGGCCATCATGCCGTTTCATCGCTGGTTGCCGGCGGCCATGGTGGCGCCGACACCAGTCAGTGCCCTGTTGCACGCGGTCGCCGTGGTCAAGGCCGGTGTGTTCTCGGTTCTCAAGGTGTGTGTCTACGTCTTTGGCATCGACACGCTGAAACAACTGCCGACCACCGAATACCTTCTCTACCTGGCGGCGGCCACCGTGTTGCTGGCATCTCTGGTGGCCATGCGACAGGACAACCTGAAGGCGCGACTGGCATACTCGACGGTCAGTCAACTCAGCTACATCACCATTGGCGCCCTGCTTGCCACCAGCGCCGGAATCGTTGGCGGCGCCATGCATATTGCCATGCATGCCTTGGGCAAGATAACGCTGTTCTTTTGTGCTGGCGCCATTATGGTCGCTACCCATAAAACCGAAATCAGTGAGATGCGGGGCCTTGGACGACAGATGCCGATCACCATGGCTGCATTCTTTATTGGCAGCCTCAGTATCATCGGGCTTCCTCCGGCGGGCGGGTCATGGAGCAAGTGGTTCCTGATGATCGGCGCCTTCGACGCCGGCCAGGGTATAATCATGGCCGTGTTGATGATTAGTTCCCTACTCAATATCGCCTACTTGCTCCCCATTCCCATGCGCGCATTTTTCCCCAATGATGGTGTGGAGCGACCGGTCGGGATGAAGGAGGCACCACTGCCGTCACTGCTCGCCCTGAGCGTTACGGCGTTGGGCTGTATCGTTCTGTTTTTCTTCGCCGATCCCCTGTACCGGCTGGCGACGTCGATTCTTTCCTGA
- the arfB gene encoding alternative ribosome rescue aminoacyl-tRNA hydrolase ArfB produces the protein MLRINETLAIPLTEIEITQIRAAGPGGQNVNKVANSIHLRFPIAPSSLPESCKKRLLSSGDRRITGDGVLVIKAQSFRSTEKNREDALHRLRLLVLAALKTPKKRVPTAPSKAARKRRIEQKQHRGSIKSMRRKMTAEE, from the coding sequence ATGCTGCGTATCAACGAAACCCTGGCCATTCCGCTAACCGAGATCGAGATCACCCAAATCCGGGCCGCCGGTCCGGGCGGGCAGAACGTCAACAAAGTGGCCAACTCCATCCATCTGCGCTTTCCGATCGCTCCATCCTCCCTGCCGGAGAGCTGTAAAAAGCGGCTGTTGTCCAGCGGTGACCGCCGGATCACCGGCGACGGCGTGCTGGTCATCAAAGCGCAGAGCTTTCGCAGCACCGAAAAGAATCGAGAGGACGCCCTGCACCGTTTGCGACTGCTTGTGCTGGCGGCACTGAAAACGCCGAAGAAACGGGTGCCGACCGCCCCTTCCAAGGCGGCTCGCAAGCGACGAATCGAACAAAAACAACACCGCGGCTCAATCAAATCCATGCGCCGGAAGATGACGGCGGAGGAGTGA
- a CDS encoding monovalent cation/H+ antiporter subunit D family protein codes for MSYHYPVLQVIIPLIGAPLCLLLQIPRLVGLFAIVVSGAAFLISCGLLSQVAANGVLVYELGGWAAPWGIEYRIDYLNSYLLLLVSGISTVVLVAAQSSIKRELPENRHTYFYSAYLLCLTGLLGILATGDAFNVFVFLEISALSSYTLIALGTDRRALTASYQYLIMGTIGATFIIIGVGLMYMMTGTLNMYDLAERLPEVNHSRTVLSAFGFFIVGVCLKLALFPLHLWLPNAYAFAPSIATAFLAATSTKVAVYVLIRYVFSIFGIDYVDSVLPLKAIFLVLGLVGIFAASVSAIYQLNIKRLFAYSSVAQIGYMILGLAIGTKLGLAATLLHMFNHALMKGALFLAIGSIVFRINSSQLNHLAGLGRKMPWTMAAIVIGGLSLVGVPLTVGFVSKWYLVLALLEKGWWVVTVLVLLSSLLALIYVWRIVEWVYFTPPRIILDDVREAPLSQLIPVWLLVLANIYFGLDTSLTVGVSKLAAEALFGLLGAGH; via the coding sequence GTGAGCTACCACTATCCTGTCCTCCAGGTCATCATACCGCTGATCGGCGCCCCGCTCTGTCTCCTGCTGCAGATTCCGCGCCTGGTCGGTCTGTTTGCCATAGTGGTCAGCGGTGCCGCTTTTCTGATCAGTTGCGGGCTGCTTTCCCAAGTGGCTGCCAACGGAGTCCTCGTTTATGAACTGGGGGGCTGGGCGGCTCCCTGGGGTATCGAGTACCGTATCGATTATCTCAACAGTTATTTGTTGCTGCTCGTCTCAGGCATAAGCACCGTCGTCCTGGTGGCGGCGCAGAGCAGCATCAAGCGTGAGCTGCCGGAAAATCGCCACACCTATTTCTATTCGGCTTACCTGCTCTGCCTGACCGGATTGCTCGGCATCCTGGCTACGGGTGATGCCTTCAACGTTTTTGTCTTCCTCGAGATTTCTGCTCTTTCATCATACACCCTGATCGCTCTTGGGACGGACCGACGGGCGTTGACCGCCTCATATCAATACCTGATCATGGGCACCATCGGCGCCACGTTTATCATCATCGGTGTCGGATTGATGTACATGATGACCGGGACGCTCAACATGTATGACCTCGCCGAACGGCTGCCGGAAGTCAACCATTCGCGTACCGTGCTCAGTGCTTTCGGGTTTTTCATTGTCGGTGTGTGCTTGAAGCTGGCTTTGTTCCCGTTGCATCTCTGGTTGCCCAACGCCTATGCGTTTGCCCCATCGATCGCCACCGCTTTTTTGGCCGCAACCTCTACCAAAGTAGCGGTCTACGTCCTCATCCGGTATGTGTTCTCGATCTTCGGCATTGACTACGTCGACAGCGTCTTACCGTTGAAAGCAATTTTTCTGGTGCTCGGGTTGGTGGGTATCTTCGCTGCTTCCGTGTCGGCCATCTACCAACTCAATATCAAAAGACTGTTCGCCTATTCCAGTGTGGCCCAGATTGGGTACATGATCCTCGGTTTGGCCATCGGCACCAAGCTCGGTCTGGCCGCGACGCTGCTCCACATGTTCAACCATGCTCTGATGAAGGGGGCTCTGTTCCTGGCCATCGGCAGCATCGTGTTTCGGATCAACAGTTCGCAGCTCAATCACCTGGCTGGTCTTGGCAGAAAGATGCCGTGGACGATGGCTGCCATCGTCATTGGCGGGTTGAGCCTGGTGGGCGTGCCGCTCACGGTCGGTTTTGTCAGCAAGTGGTATCTGGTTCTGGCCTTGCTGGAAAAGGGATGGTGGGTCGTTACCGTACTGGTGTTGCTCAGTTCGCTACTGGCCTTGATCTATGTGTGGCGGATTGTCGAATGGGTCTATTTTACCCCTCCGCGGATTATTCTGGACGATGTGCGGGAGGCACCGCTGAGCCAGTTGATTCCGGTGTGGTTGTTGGTGCTGGCCAATATTTACTTCGGTCTTGATACCAGTCTCACCGTCGGCGTCAGCAAGCTGGCGGCAGAGGCGCTGTTCGGATTGCTGGGAGCGGGACACTGA
- a CDS encoding monovalent cation/H+ antiporter complex subunit F encodes MYELTALIILVVMGLALTRAFKGPTLYDRILAVNNFGTKTVLLIAVLGFLSGRPDFLDIAIVYALINFISVIGILRFFEYSTKKPTEEGD; translated from the coding sequence ATGTACGAATTGACCGCGTTGATAATTCTTGTGGTCATGGGGCTCGCACTGACGCGGGCCTTCAAGGGGCCGACTTTATACGATCGGATCCTGGCGGTGAACAACTTCGGCACCAAGACGGTGTTGTTGATCGCCGTCCTCGGTTTTCTCAGTGGGCGTCCTGATTTCCTCGACATTGCCATCGTCTATGCCCTGATAAACTTTATCAGCGTTATAGGAATATTACGGTTTTTTGAGTACTCCACCAAGAAACCGACGGAGGAAGGGGATTGA
- a CDS encoding MBL fold metallo-hydrolase produces the protein MKLRFWGVRGSLPCPGPRTVKYGGNSACLELRIDRLGKIIVIDAGTGIRELGNHLMKHDLPRGPLDIDLFLSHTHWDHIMGFPYFTPIYIPATRLRVYGPVSFEDDPLQDVVGGQMKYRYFPVNVGELASNIDYIRLREDPSIDLGSGVTLATKILNHPILALGYRFEFEGTVLCTCYDTEPFRNLFITDPDHPDYDEAMAYEGQVVAEEQNEAIEQFFAGADLLIHDAQYTEQEYAGKIGWGHSTYEQALAAAQRAGVKRLAFFHHDPDRTDDQIDALAAKYCQPGAYGSMEVFFAREGLEVDLCPR, from the coding sequence ATGAAATTACGCTTCTGGGGGGTGCGCGGTTCGCTCCCCTGTCCCGGGCCTCGGACCGTAAAATATGGCGGGAACAGTGCCTGCCTGGAACTGAGGATCGATCGGCTCGGCAAGATCATCGTCATCGATGCCGGTACCGGTATCCGCGAACTCGGCAACCATCTGATGAAGCACGACCTGCCTCGGGGCCCGTTGGATATCGATCTCTTTTTGTCCCATACCCACTGGGATCACATCATGGGTTTTCCCTATTTCACCCCGATCTATATCCCCGCGACCAGGCTGCGGGTCTACGGTCCGGTGAGTTTCGAGGACGACCCGTTGCAGGATGTGGTGGGAGGGCAGATGAAGTATCGCTATTTTCCCGTCAATGTCGGCGAACTGGCTTCCAATATAGACTACATCAGGCTCCGCGAGGATCCATCCATCGACCTGGGCAGCGGCGTGACTCTGGCCACCAAGATCCTCAATCATCCGATCCTGGCCCTTGGCTACCGTTTCGAGTTCGAGGGCACCGTGTTATGCACCTGTTACGATACCGAGCCGTTTCGCAATCTCTTCATTACCGATCCAGACCATCCTGACTATGATGAGGCCATGGCCTACGAGGGTCAGGTGGTGGCTGAAGAACAGAATGAGGCCATCGAACAGTTTTTTGCGGGTGCCGATCTGTTGATTCACGACGCTCAGTACACCGAGCAAGAATACGCCGGCAAGATCGGCTGGGGCCATTCCACCTATGAGCAGGCCTTGGCTGCTGCCCAGCGGGCCGGGGTGAAACGGCTCGCCTTTTTTCATCACGACCCTGATCGAACCGACGACCAGATCGATGCGCTGGCTGCGAAATATTGCCAGCCGGGGGCCTACGGCAGTATGGAAGTTTTTTTTGCCAGAGAAGGACTGGAGGTCGATCTCTGTCCGCGGTGA